AACCAACTGAGATAACCGTAGCGAAAGGACTAAACATAGAAACCATAACCGGTCCACGTTTCTTCATCGCCCATCCATTAAAGCTAACACATGCTCCACTCACCATCCCTCCCTACCAATTTCAAATACTATGTGTTATAACCATAAAACTAttcattatttatgtttatgaaACATTTATTTAAGCTCACCAGAAGAGAAAAACCAACGAGGTTACCAATACTGATGAGTGATCTTGTAAGTACTTTCCCGCTCTCGTTTTGTAATAACTGTACCAGCATTGTTATCAACACTCCGATCAATGCCGTTATCGCACTTAACGAAATCGGAGCTGGAAACTCAGCTAACGTCGAAGCCTGTAATCATAACCGAGTTTTAGACCAACACTGGAAACTAAACCGACCCGGTTACGAAGAACCGGTTTACTTACTTGGAGGACGACGTTGGTGGATAAGACAAAGACAGCTCCGAGAAGGTAGATACATCCCACGACTCTGTCTCGATCAAACACGAATATTGAAGCATTATCTTTTTCATCTTGAATGATCGAAGCGCTGTGCATTAAGCTCATTGTCAACGCGCCGAACACGCACAACAATGTCCCTAAGATCTTCAGTTTGCTGTACACGCATTTCATATCCATCTTCTCTAACCTGTCCAAGAGAGCAGAACATAGACAATTTAGTGAATGTTGGAGCATTTGATCGACGTTGTTTAAAAAGTGATCTCAACCTAACGATCCAAGCAATAAAGAAAATGAGACCAGGAGCGAGATTAGGCATCGCTGTGGCCATTGCTGGTGACGTCAACCTGATTCCTTCCAGAAACAGAGACTGGAACAGAGTAACCCTGTTTATTTCAAAACACAGACAAAATTTTAATAACGTTTTATACTTTGTTATGACGAAAGACTAATGGAGGATGATACTTACCCTGCAAAGGAGATCAAAACTAGCTTACCAATCAGCCTAGCGCTAAGCTCTTTTGGCCATTGCTTCCTtcagaaacaacaaaaaaaaaaaaacaaaga
This genomic interval from Brassica napus cultivar Da-Ae chromosome A6, Da-Ae, whole genome shotgun sequence contains the following:
- the LOC106399427 gene encoding WAT1-related protein At5g47470 translates to MKKEMIEEVVIVGGLVMVQFVYAGNSLLMSYLMSLGLGPFTIVIFSTFATFLILSPFAILFERKQWPKELSARLIGKLVLISFAGVTLFQSLFLEGIRLTSPAMATAMPNLAPGLIFFIAWIVRLEKMDMKCVYSKLKILGTLLCVFGALTMSLMHSASIIQDEKDNASIFVFDRDRVVGCIYLLGAVFVLSTNVVLQASTLAEFPAPISLSAITALIGVLITMLVQLLQNESGKVLTRSLISIGNLVGFSLLGGMVSGACVSFNGWAMKKRGPVMVSMFSPFATVISVGFSVLTLGESICLGSVGGMALMFIGLYLVLWAKGKEGFSQIESFECEFDAKKPLLS